AGTCTACACTAGGTCTTACACAGCCCTAGTGCTGTAGTGTTGCAAACAGTCATAGCTTTATCCTTCTGAAGTATGAGCCCAATTTACATATGGAGAACTGGTCACAAAAATTACAAGACTTTTCCAGGGTCACGGAGGAAACCTTCGGCCAGCCACGAACCGAACCTGGATCTTCTGGGTcgcagtccagtgctttaaccacaacgCCCTAGTGTCAATGCATCAAAGCTCCTTGCCTTCCCAAAGCCCCGAGTCACAACATGCCTTCATTCTTCCAGGCTCAAGAGCTGTTGCACAGTCTGACTGTAACGCCCTTGGCGGCAGGTGGACAGAAGAGCCATCGAGAGAGCCATCGAGAGCTTGCCGCTATCTTTCAGCAGGAAAGGGCTAAAAATGACCCTGAGATGCAGAAGTTGTACTCTCTACAAGTGAAAGGGGCCCTGGCTCAAGGAGTCTGACAGGCAGATCGTTCCCAGCTAGCTGGGGAGATAAGACTTCAAATGGAACCCAAATCCCTCACGAAACAGGAAAATTGTTAACATACTCCCCAACCAGCCAGGCACTGAGACTGCACAGCTAGAGCAGCTGTCCTCAGCTCAAGGCTGCCAGCTCGAATGAAGCTACTGGCCTGAGCCCTCATAAACCAACGTGTTCTACCAAGGTCtacaagaattctttgaggggggtcaataaacatgtggacaagggggattcagtgcatatagtgtacttagattttcagaaagcctttgacaagatccctcaccaaaggcctTTAAGCaaggtaagctgtcatgggataacagggaaagtcctcttatggattggtagctggttaaaagttaggaataaatgatcagttttcagaatggagagaagtaaataggggggtcccccaggggtctgtactgggaccgtcctattcaacatattcataaactatctggaaaaaggggtaaacagtgaggtggcaaaatttgcagatgatacaaaactagcAAGATTGTGAAttgctacaaaaggatctctcaaaactgggtgactggacaacaaaatggcagatgaaattcaatgttgataaatgcaaagtaatgcacactggaaaacaatctcaactatacgtataaaacgatggagtctaaattagctgttaccactcaagaaagagatcttggagtcattgtggatagttctctgaaaatatccactcaatgcagcggcagtcaaaaaagcgaacagaatattgggaatcattaaggaagatatagataataagacagaaaatatcatattgcctctctataaatccatggtacgcccacatcttgaatactgcatgcagatgtggtcgccgcatctcaaaaaaagatatattggaattggaaaaggttcagaaaaggggtatggattaggggtatggaacgtatgagaagagattaataagatggacttttctgcttggaaaagagatgactaaggggggatatgatagagatctataaaatcatgactgatgtggagaaattacataaggaagtgttatttactctctcataacacaagaactagggtcaccaaatgaaataggcagcaggtttaaaacaaacaaaaggaagtattttttcacacaatgcacagtcaatctgtggaactctttgccagaggatgttgtgaaggccaagactataacagcgttcaaaaagaactagataaattcatggaggatagctctgtcaatggctattagccaggattggtcagggatggtgtccctagctctgtttgccagaagctgggaatgggtgacagggactggatcactcaatgattacctgctctgttcatttgctctggggcacctggaactggccactgtcagaagacaggatactgtgctagatggacctttggtctgacccaatatgacaGTTTTTATGTTCCAAGGCCGCTCAGAGCTTTGAGAAGTTTCCTCTTCTGtgagcctctccaccccacacTTCATGCAGCTCAGGAAAAACTGCAGAGACTCAGCAGAAGCCACTTGCCAGCCCAGAGGTGAGAGGCTCCACACCTGCTAATAATTTACACAGGCACTATTGAATAAggggtacagctgtgctgcctaAAGAGTTAAAGCAGCAGAATGCAAAGACATGTGTGCAGCTCCGGAGGGGACTGGGGGGGACACAGACACTGACAGACATactgggggagggctgggggctgaggcAGGGTAATTGGACATAACATGGGGAGGGTCAAGACTCCAAAGAGGCAGGAGTGTTCCCGACTTCTCTCCAGCTGGAAGCTTGTGACCCAGGAGTGCAATTTGGTGCAGATGGCCTCTCCATTTCAACTGAAGAGGAAATCACACTGTTGGATCCGAGGGGGCAGTGCTGACTGAGCAACACAGTGACCCCAACATCAGCATGCAGTGTGATTTGCTATGCAGTCCCCAGAAGGAGGACTTGACTCCCACTAGTGCCtgatccactggaccacactgctgcCTTCAGTTAGCAGTGTATTGACATTGCTCAGCTGCTAACAAGCTTAATTTGATGAGGCACTAACAGAAACCACTGTCAGACAGCCCCCCACTGCTCTCACACTCAGACAGCCACTCCCCCCCACCACGGTGCTTCAAAAGCCCCGAGATTCatactcaggccttgtctacactcaaaACGCTGTAACTGCGCCGCTGTAGTGCAGTAAAGACATTACCTACGCCCTGATGGGAGGACTTCTCCCactgatgtaggtaatccacctctccaagacagtgggagaattctcccattaaTGGCTGTGCCCGGGGTTAGTTtggtttaactgcattgctcaggggtcgtggatttttcacacccgagcgatgtagttataccgacctaatttactagtgtagaccaggcctaagtgggGAACAAGGTAACCTATCTGCTTACCCTGGCATCTAGAGCGCAAGACTACCCGAAAGGGCTTTTCCTAGTACCCATAACAGGCACATATTACTGGTTACCCTTCTTCTTTGTTCCCCAAGATGGTCAGTAAATGCTGGTTTTGTCTAAGTTAAGCAGAATCAGTGAGAAGCACCTGCCTGCCCTTCTGGAGGGAGACCAACGCTCTGTGGCCTCCAGCTGGGGAGACAGGCCATGGTCGGACCCTGTGCATGGGGTGAAGCATGGGCAAAGCTTGAAGCAGCTGTGTTGCAGAGGACTGGTGGCTGCTATCAGGTACAAAAGACCAACCCAGGGAGAATAAGTGAAGAAAACCTGAGGGGCAAAACAATTCCAGCTGGACACATGGGCTCCTTGCCCTGGATGTTAGAAGCCTGAGGTGGATGGAACTACACAACTTACCAAAGGGAATGCTGAAGAAGGGGCTGCACAGAGCCTTTGCAGCTGTAGCTCTTTTTGCTTGGTCGCCATGAAGCATGCTAGAAGACAAAGGGAGACGTTAAGTTTTTGTACACAGCAGCCCCACAGTAAAGGCAGTGATGAGATCTGCATTTCAAGTGAGGCTGGAACCTTACATACAAACCCCACAGCATGTCTTCCCCCTTACAACACTCTCACACGTGGGATTTCTGTGCACTTTCTTTTGTCCATAGAGTGAGAATTTAGGTGTTACAAACCCCTTAAAGGGCTTCTTACAGGAGTGTTTGGTGAGTAACTTTTCCAGACTCCTCTACCAAAATTGAGTTTGGAAAGTGACATTTAGATTTTAGCACAGGCCCACGCTAATGAGTGGTTTCATTTATATAATCAGTTATAACCATTTCTAGCTACAGGTCCATGATCGAATATTCTCCTACAGATGCTGCCCTATGGCTGCTCCAGAGTCTACCCTTTCACAGTGAGATGCTGGTCTCTGAAAAGCCTCTGCACATTCCCATTTATGGGATGGCAGGCGACCGTGCCACGGTGACCTAGAACCTTCTGGGAAAGCTGTGATCATTGGGGCTCACAACACTGGATGCTCAGGGACAAACTTCTatcccctctcccagcctccaTATTTATGTCCTCTTCCCCATGGGAGTTCTGACTCCCCTGCTGCTAGTGGGGgaagctctgagcagcagctAAGTGACTGGAGCTCTATTGAAGCCCACCAGGTGGTCAAGTCAGTTTCTTTGCTGCTAGAGTTATTCATTTACTCTGCTGTTACTTGGGAAATatctgagcagcagcagcgctgagccCTCTCCTCTACTGACTTAGGATATGCAGATGCTCCTATTTGGACCTTACCTGGACCTGACATCACAGGGGGAAGGCATTTTTCCAAACATGTTTCATCTACTGGCTTAAAGAGATGCTGCCAAAGCCTCATCACCATCGACATTTTTATACCAGTTCCCCATCATCCCATTTCCTGGATGGCAACAATGGGAGTGCTAGCACAGGCAGGCCACCAATGTTCTCTGCACTCACTATGTGCAGCCCTGCTCACACAGTAGTTAGAATACCAGGAGTCAGGCACTCCTGGAGCTGCACTGCCAGCACAACCGTGGGAAAGTTTCAGGAGAGTAGGTAGCCTAGGCGAGGACTGCAAGACTCCTCGGTATCTGAATGCAAGACAAACCTTTACAAGTAGAACAGTACTGCTTGGATCAGCATACATGTGTCTCAGAGTAACATGTAACACATTTGCTATTTGCAATATACCTCTTGATAAGGTCTCTGAGGTGATAGGCTGGGATGGCTGAATTTACCACACCTTCACTGGCAAAAATGTGATCAATGATGGCAGAACTGTTTGTCTGGAAAGCAAAGGCAGCCAGggttagaagaaaaataaaatcctggGGTGAACATTCACCAAAACACTGAGACTGAGGAGGCATTTCCTATGGGTAGAGGCCtcccaaattcatggtccattttggtcaatttcatggctagagggttttaaaattggtcaatttcacaatttcagatgtttatatctgaaatttcttGTTGTTGTAACCATGGGCGTCCGGACCTAAAAGGggattgggggggaggagaggggttgtCGCAAAGCTGTTGTAGGAAGGTCATAGGATTGCCACCCTCATTTCTGTgctacctgcagagctgggctttgAAGGCAGCAGCCCCGGGGgttcctgcagcaggaggaggctccCAGAAGTGGAGGCAAGTCTGATCTCCCTGTGCTAGTGggagcaccccagccagggctacTAGAGGCTAGCACTGGCCAGTCGCGGATTAAAGCATGGGTTCTGGCCATTTGGGCACCCTGAGCCAAAGGGAGGGGGGCAAGCACCAGCACGCTGAGCCACGGGGGGTGGAAGCCCCGAGTCCAGCTACacagctgctgcagcacagaagtgagggtgtaccacacacacttctgtgctgcctttggAGGTAGGTCTGATCTCCCCACTGAGAgaagctgtgcaggggaaggaccaagtcctgtcccttcccaggCCAGCCTGGACTAGCAGTTAGGAGCCTCCAGCTGGGACGCTTCCAGTGGCACGGGGAGATCAGATTTTacagggaagggcttatttcaccatctgtgacacatttttcagttCTTTACTGGGAGTCTGACTGATGCCTACTGCCAAGAGAGGAGCTGGAAATAAAAGTGACCATTTCAGAGCAGAAATGTGGAGTCAGTCAGACATGCCTTGCAGCCCTCTCCCATCCTCAGCACACTTCTAGAGTTAATAAACAGCCCTACATTGTGAGAGTCGCACTAAAAGCCAGAGAAAGTTACTGCTTTGTCACCATGCCACTGAATTAGTTGGCAGAAACTTAACTGATCTATTTCATTTTCCATTCTGGTGTTACACCAAAGCCGGCAGTCTTACAAACAGAGCTAAGATGTACgctaagtctacactacagagttttgtcgacaaaagtgaTGCCGCTCTAATTAAGCTGCTGTTGCATATCCatactatgctccttgtgtcagtggagcgcatccacactagcagttCTTGCATTGACatagagcagtgcactgtgggtagctatccctctgtgcaactggctgcagggtgctttgggaagggtttgcaatgcctcctgGGGCAGGTACAGCACCATATGATGCAGGTTCcttgggcatcctactagattggcAGCCGCTTTTCAACTGAAATGTGTCTGTGGGTGGCGGGGACAGTGTGTGACAGGGTGTGTAAGTTCACACAGCTGCcagaagcaaccagtcctgatgCAGGGGGACATCCCCGACATCAGCCCTCgtctccctcccttgctcttCACAGCAGTCTCTTTCTCtcacatgcactcacacacacgcCCCTGCCTCTGTGTGTAGTGTGGGAGACAGCAGCATTCTATGTtaataattttctctttgttgCAGGCATGTTCAGCTGTCAGAACTTCCTGTAGTTTTGAAAAGGGAACGGTGTATGCCTGTACAGCAGTCGAGTTCAAAATAGTGAACAGAGCAGTCACagcgggcattgtgggatactgggggaggcTAGTTCGGGTGATATAATGAACAGCAGCGTCTACACTGACGCTTTGTTGCTTTAAGTTTGCCACAAAAAGCTCTCTGCCTTTCGTCCAAGTGGTTTgattttgtcaccaaaactgaagagttttgttgccaaaagtggcattgcagtgtgtacacctttgCTGTTTAGTTGCCAAAAGCTACCTTTTGGCAACAAAATTCTGCAGTTTAGACAAGACTCTAGGCTTCCAACACAGTCCTGGAGCCTTAGCATTTCACCCGTCCCGCAGTGCGAATTCAGGTCCCAAAAAAGACATCCCCATCCTGTGGACAGGCGCAATTTTAGTGCTTCAGAACAGCAACTCCCAAGAAGGCTGAAGAAAGAACTAAAGGGATGGTTTCAGTGCATTTTCTGGGCATTGGGAATAGCATCATATAAGCAGGATAAAACAAGGGAGCACAAGCTCCTCCAGCATGAACAATGACTCCTGGATTTGGGGATCCAAAGAGCAGTTTTTCCTCACCTTCCATTCCTGAGATTGGACAGTATGTTTCAGTTTCATTCCTGAGAACATTTCCAGTAAAACGATTCCTAGACTCCACAGATCTACAGCAGAGGTACATTCTGTTTCACTCTGGAGCCCCGCCTGAGCCAGGCAGTTCTGCAGCTCTGCCTCTGGAGCCCGATACCCGTCTGTCTGAATGTATTTCACATCCTAAGGAAAATCAAACATATGCTACTAGAACCAGAATTCAGCCAATTCCCCAATCACTCGCCCCCGCCCCTTTATACCAGCTTCCAGAGTCCTTTCCAGAAAGGCAGCTTAACAAAAACTTGCTAAATCTCCAGGTGTTAAACAGCCAGCCAAGTTTAGAAAGTTCAGTCTGTTTTGGTAGCCCAGCCAGCAGTTTGGTGAGACACTTGAAAAGAGAACCACCTCTCAGTAAGAAAACTAGTGGCTCATTTTCACATGAATTATTTCTATTGGAGAGGAAAGTGAAAGGCAGAGCACCAATATCAATGCAAACAGTGTCATCCTAGACCAGCTCAATGATCCATCTGAACAAGTATCCAGTCTCTTGCCAGGGAGAATTCTAGATGCTTCAGAGTAAGGTGTCAAGTCCGCATAATGCTCCTCCAAAAACTAATAGAAAAGCACAGGGAGGACTTCTGGGCCTAGCTCACGATCAGCTTAAGTCATAGTGCAGAGAGGATTGATAAAGACTTCTGTTCAAATACAAGGATTTAgctttaaatatttaacagacATCTGTAATATGCAGGCAGGGAACTTAAATATactttccccccacctctcctcttcCCCGCAGTCAGAAAATCTGTAGCAATCAATTCCCGCTCAGCAGTGAAAGCTCCACTTTTTGCTACTGAAGAGAAAGTAAAATGCCTATAGGCTGCCTGTTCAAAGAAAAGAGAAGGTAGCAGCAGAGGAAATAAACTAAATGCCTCCTTGCTTTTATAGGGGCTGCTCAGGAGCATCGTTTTAGAGTCAAGCCAGGGCATTACAGCAGAAGAGAGGAGTTTGAAACTAAATTCTCCAGGCAAAGTGTGGAGCCAGCCAACCTTACCAGGAACCCATTCCAAGAGAATTCATTTCAATTCAACTAGTTGACTGTACATCTCTTGCAGATTTATTCTCACAAAGTGCCTTGTAAACTTCAAACTGACATATGAACTGTATAAAAGAATCTCTTCACCCACCACTAAGTGCAGACAGGTTGAAGCAAAAACACAGCCAAGGTTTAACCACCCAACTAAACAGCATCTTAGGGCAGAAAGAGAACAGTGGCTAGCTAAAACCAAGAGGATATAGGACAAATATAATCCCCAAATCTGGAATTTAGCCACCCCTGCCATCGGGAAGAGCCAAGATTTCTGGTAACCACAAGTGGTCAAGACCTCATTTTACCAGAGAACCTCTCCAAAAGCCTAGCACCCCCTAGCTTTAAGTGATAGATAAagagatatttttattaaaagaggAGATCTTGTCAAAGAGGCCCAAGAGTCAGAACTGAGGAAATTAAAAATCACAGACAAGCAGCCCTAGTGGTCACAGAAGGCATTTACGCACATAAACAACGGTGGAAAAAGGACAAGCCAGCTTCAGTCTGTTTCCATGGCAAGACTTAAGGTTATTCAGGTCAGCCTGGATGGCTCCCAAAACCAGGAAATCCAGCTCAACAGAAAGGCCCAAATACAAGAAGCGAATTAAGATGGTTAAGAGGGAATTAGCAGAGCAAACAGACAAGGACAGGAAAACCTCAACACATTCTGCTAGGCAGAGTAACAAGTCACTAGCACAGCATGGCACACAGCCACAGGTCCCGAAAGCACTTCAGAGCAGATTGGCCATGCCGCTAACTAAAATATGCTCattaaaatcagctactgtaccagAGAGCTCAAAGGTAGCAAATCAAATGGATGACCTTGGCAATCACAGACCAGTGAGCCTTGCTTTCAGTATCAGGCCAAGTGGTTGAAATAGCTGAATCATAGAACATCTAGATGAACAGGATACAACAGGGACAAACCAGCAACCACTTCTGAAAAGAAAATCATGCCTGTCTTGTCTACTTCAATTCTTAGTGGGTGTCAGCCACACCGTGGATGAATGAGAACCAGCTGACAGGTGATATGGACTTCAAAACCCCTCTGATAGACCCCTCAGAGGAGGctattaaggaaactaagtagtccTGGATGAGAGGTAAATTAGTGTCATATGTTAACAGTGAGGTGTTCTACAGCTTCTTAGGAGGACTAGTGCTGTTTAACACATGAATGGTCCAGAAAAGGGGCTGCCCAGGAAGATGACAAGATTTACAGATGACAGCATGGTTTAAGTTAGCTGAGACATGTAAAGCCTGAAGCACCAAAGAGGGTCTAACAGAGCTGGCTGAATGGAGGCTGCATGGTTGCAGATGAAAGTCAGTGGTGATAAATGCATGGTAGTGCACATCAGGATAAATAATCTGAACTGTCCAtacactgggggcaggggtgggcgggCTCCGTATTGATGCTAGTCGTATGGAAAAGGAACCAGGGCATCCTTGCAGAGAGCTCAATGAAAATCTGCTCTATGTGAAGCGGCAGTCAAAAGATCAAACAGAACACAAGGATTCATTAATAGCATCACCCTATCTTGGAAGGAACTAAAAGAAAAAGAGGTCAAAAGATGGGTGAAAACTGAGTGACAGTGAGATTTTCATAGGAGGAGAGGACTGAAAGATGAAGGTTGTTAAGGAAGAGGTGAATAAAAGGGACATAGGTAATGGTCGTCACAGGCACGAACCTTTTGttggtgccagtgggtgctcgcaccccccccgcccccagccctgccccgactccaccccctccctgcccctattagACCTCTCCCCaaatccacaccccagccccgcctcttcccccagtgcactgcattcctcctcctcccgcctccttcccagcacttgccacgcgaaacagctgtttcgcggcgcaagcgttgggagagagggggagaagcaggacgcagcggcgcgctcaggggaggaggcagagcggaggcgagctgggacggggagctgccggtgagtgcagcacatgcaccaatttttccccgggggtgctccagccctggagcacccacagagtcagcgcctataaGGAATGCTAGAGGAGAGCCTGTAGATTTGTGCGCTCATTTATCCTCTTGCACAATACAAGAACAAGGAACTGTCAGCGAAACTGAAAAGCAACACAGTTAAAAAGGGCATTTAAACCCAATGTTTAATCACCCTGAGGAATACACAGCCACGAGGTATCAAAAGACTAAAATCAAGAGaaggattagacatttacatGGATAATGGGAACATCTGCATTCTGTTAGACGAGATACAAGCTCATGTTCCAGGGCATAGGCCAGGCACTAGCTATCTGGGCTTAGGAAGGAACTGACCCTAGGGACCGACTACTTCCTagctgcaccttcctctgaagcatctggttatTGGTCACAATATGGACCACTGGTCCGACTGGGTCTGCAATCCCTACATTCCTACCGAACTGGACCATTGGCCCAGTAGTGATCCACAGAGACGGGTAACCCCTAAAGAGTCACCGTCCCCTCAATGTTCCCAGCCAAGCAAATCCACATAGCTGCAGAGAGTTGGCAGGAGCACAGCACAATGACGTGAAACAGAATTAAGTGCTCCTATAAACAGCGTTCCAAACCTGATTCCCCTCTTTGAAGCTAAGCCCAAAGTCAATGAGTTTAAAGCACTCCTCCTCTGCGCTCCAAAGAATGTTGCGTGGCTTGAGGTCTGCATGCACATAGCCTTTGTGGTGAAGGAAAGACAGGGCCTCTAGCACATCACGGGCACAGTGTTGGATCATCCACATGGAGCAGCCCTGATGGCTGGAGTAGAGAAGCAGCTCTGACACGCTGATgtccagcagctccagcaggaggCAGCGAGAAGGGCCATTCGCAGAGAAGTGGTTGGTGAACACACCGTACAGCGTCACTGGAATCAGACAAGGGCAAAGCTGGTGAATTCAAAGTGACTCTGAGTTGCGCATCATACCCGTTCCACTTCCCTTTAGATCAGTGAGGGAGCGTACAGAGGCTGAAAGCACAGAACGTGCATCAGAGCGCGTCCCATTGTAAGTTCCAAATCCCAACACAGCAGAATGGCACTGTTCTGTGAGAGAGGCTCCCTGCAGCTGTCTGGAATGGGTACTGGGGAGGGAAGAGTCACCTtatggttaagcactggacttAAGCCagattgtgtgaccttgggcaagtcacttagtctagccagagtctcagtttcccatctgtagaaAAGAGCCAATTCTGCATTTCTCCCCCCATCATGTCCATTCCCACTGTAAGCTTTCTGGGAAAGGTTTCTCACTATGTGTCCATGTAGCACCAGCCCTGATGGGAGCTGGGCCTCTAGGAGCTACAGTAAACAGTTAAGTCAAGAGACTCAATGACCGATTGAAGGTGTAACCTACCAGGAGCGTGGTTACTCAAACGCAGCCTCATTGCAGAGGAGCCTGCAAGCCTAGGGAAGCGGGGGGGCACCATGCCTAGCGGGCAGAGGAATGGCCAGTAAAGAAGGGGCTGGGGCAGTCCCCCAGCCTGTCTGAGGAGGAGAGGCTTGGGTGGCTGGGCAGCATGCCCAGGAGAGAAGGCCTCCAAGCAGCAGGGGAACACAACAAGAGCAGGAAAGGGAGGGGCCCAAAGAGCAGAAGCAGACCCTGAGGCAGACATATTCCAGTGAGGCACCTAGATAAGACATTCCATACTCTCCCAGTTGTACTGCCCACATGTGCAACTGCGGGAGGTGCTGCTGGGATGAGGTGCGACTCTGCATGGGGGtgcgggggaagagagggagaggccCTCTTCCGCACACACGGTTCCACGCCGCCCCAACCTTGTCATTCCCACACTGGAGCACGACCCCGTGGGCTCCAAGCACGTGGCTGAATGTGCAGGAGATGCAGGGATGGGCTCAGGGCCCCACAGACCAACAGCTTTTCATTCTACTCATAAGGATCAGGCTCCCCTCCATGCCccacagtgtctgagcacctcctgcCCTGGGCAAGTGGCTTGGTGGTAAATCCCTAGCGCTGTCATGCAGACTTGGGTTACCATCATTTTAATTCAAACCTGCTTTGCAGCACAGCTCCCGCCTGGTCTGAGGGCAGCTCAGCTGGACCTGGAAAACCCCCAGTACAGACAGTCCTCTGatgcctgcctctccccacacaggACACCTGCCCTGCcatggctgggaggggaagagggaacgGGCTGGTTTTGGAGCATACAGAGCCAGCCTGCTAACCCTTTTCTTGCTACAGTTGCACTTTGGACTCCAAGCAAGGAGCCAGCAGATTATTCAAAACTCCTACTGGTTCTACCAATGGTTGGATGCACACTTCAGCACTCTTCCCTTCCTCCACGCAGCACAGGGAGGCAGGGCATAGCAGCCTGCAGCAGCCATATAGGTGGCACCTGGTGTCAGGGCAGACCCTCCTCCACATCAATCTGCCAGATGCTGCAGGAAGAAAAGCCGTAGAACACAGGAGGGTACAAAGTGCCCTCCAGCTCCCACCCTGGCCCAAAGCACAGCCTGCCCACATGGAGAGCTGGGGCCGGTAACTGGAGGTTGTGGGGTGGGCTGTCCTTGGTCTGACCTGATTACcactgctgcagtgggggagttgTGCAGAGGGAGTTCCCATGCCTAGTGCTGCAGGGGGCTGGTCGGTAGCCCTAGGGGGTGACCCTGGCACAGTTCCTCAGG
The nucleotide sequence above comes from Chelonia mydas isolate rCheMyd1 chromosome 8, rCheMyd1.pri.v2, whole genome shotgun sequence. Encoded proteins:
- the UHMK1 gene encoding serine/threonine-protein kinase Kist isoform X4 — translated: MAGVPLLEALGRLWQVQAQLGSGASASVFRVRCCGDPRAPLGAVKEFVPPARPGPAARSAPDYGFGKERAALEQLRGHRNIVTLYGVFTNHFSANGPSRCLLLELLDISVSELLLYSSHQGCSMWMIQHCARDVLEALSFLHHKGYVHADLKPRNILWSAEEECFKLIDFGLSFKEGNQDVKYIQTDGYRAPEAELQNCLAQAGLQSETECTSAVDLWSLGIVLLEMFSGMKLKHTVQSQEWKTNSSAIIDHIFASEGVVNSAIPAYHLRDLIKSMLHGDQAKRATAAKALCSPFFSIPFAPHIEDLVMLPTPVLRLLNVLSDTSLQSEEEYEDVLEDIREECQKYGPVVSMLVPKENPGKGQVFVEYANAGDSKAAQKLLTGRTFDGKLVV
- the UHMK1 gene encoding serine/threonine-protein kinase Kist isoform X2, which codes for MAGVPLLEALGRLWQVQAQLGSGASASVFRVRCCGDPRAPLGAVKEFVPPARPGPAARSAPDYGFGKERAALEQLRGHRNIVTLYGVFTNHFSANGPSRCLLLELLDISVSELLLYSSHQGCSMWMIQHCARDVLEALSFLHHKGYVHADLKPRNILWSAEEECFKLIDFGLSFKEGNQDVKYIQTDGYRAPEAELQNCLAQAGLQSETECTSAVDLWSLGIVLLEMFSGMKLKHTVQSQEWKTNSSAIIDHIFASEGVVNSAIPAYHLRDLIKSMLHGDQAKRATAAKALCSPFFSIPFAPHIEDLVMLPTPVLRLLNVLSDTSLQSEEEYEDVLEDIREECQKYGPVVSMLVPKENPGKGQVFVEYANAGDSKAAQKLLTGRTFDGQPKKWCCEWVTQRAALYEVCGLTSSISQGLGEAWLQEIDMDAVQNRGTI
- the UHMK1 gene encoding serine/threonine-protein kinase Kist isoform X3, whose amino-acid sequence is MAGVPLLEALGRLWQVQAQLGSGASASVFRVRCCGDPRAPLGAVKEFVPPARPGPAARSAPDYGFGKERAALEQLRGHRNIVTLYGVFTNHFSANGPSRCLLLELLDISVSELLLYSSHQGCSMWMIQHCARDVLEALSFLHHKGYVHADLKPRNILWSAEEECFKLIDFGLSFKEGNQDVKYIQTDGYRAPEAELQNCLAQAGLQSETECTSAVDLWSLGIVLLEMFSGMKLKHTVQSQEWKTNSSAIIDHIFASEGVVNSAIPAYHLRDLIKSMLHGDQAKRATAAKALCSPFFSIPFAPHIEDLVMLPTPVLRLLNVLSDTSLQSEEEYEDVLEDIREECQKYGPVVSMLVPKENPGKGQVFVEYANAGDSKAAQKLLTGRTFDGQPKKWCCEWVTQRAALYESSISQGLGEAWLQEIDMDAVQNRGTI